A genomic segment from Roseibium algicola encodes:
- a CDS encoding RrF2 family transcriptional regulator, whose translation MRLSQASDFALRILMATGQSDDPQTVDKLSRQLGLAKSHVMKIVAHLAKGGYLETTRGRGGGIRLAKTPDMIRLGDVVRLIEPDLGVVACLKPEPTVCAFLPRCALKGAMARASEAFLESLNTETLASILAGTQMALPVETSA comes from the coding sequence ATGCGCCTCAGTCAGGCCAGCGATTTTGCCTTGAGAATTCTGATGGCGACCGGCCAATCCGACGACCCGCAAACCGTCGACAAGCTTTCGCGGCAGCTTGGCCTTGCCAAATCACATGTCATGAAAATCGTCGCTCATCTCGCCAAGGGTGGCTATCTGGAGACGACGCGCGGGCGTGGCGGCGGGATACGGCTGGCGAAAACACCGGACATGATCCGGCTGGGGGATGTCGTGCGGCTGATCGAGCCGGACCTTGGCGTCGTCGCCTGCCTGAAGCCTGAGCCCACAGTCTGCGCCTTCCTGCCCCGGTGTGCCCTGAAAGGCGCAATGGCGCGAGCCTCGGAAGCCTTTCTGGAAAGCCTCAATACCGAAACGCTGGCATCCATTCTGGCCGGAACACAGATGGCATTGCCGGTCGAAACCAGCGCCTGA
- a CDS encoding Crp/Fnr family transcriptional regulator, producing MAEIKDFLKNSFSLEGLDPELAVGLSRLARPMKISAGTILFENGDPGNGCYAVLEGSLKVSLLSVEGDEQLLAVLGPGDLVGELALLDGRPRSATVISLKEAQLAFIDKAAFQRFADENPAVYRHMLSIVGKRLRHANDVLAARSFLPLPGRVAQTLLQLAETFGKPLDDGRLLIHYKLSQADIANMAGAARENVSRVLNDWKRAGTISRISGYYCLEQMDFLEKASTL from the coding sequence GTGGCTGAAATCAAGGATTTTTTAAAAAATAGCTTTTCGCTTGAAGGGCTTGACCCGGAACTGGCTGTCGGCCTGTCGCGCCTTGCAAGGCCGATGAAAATATCGGCTGGCACCATTCTCTTCGAAAATGGCGATCCCGGAAACGGCTGTTACGCGGTTCTGGAGGGCTCGCTCAAGGTATCGCTTCTGTCCGTTGAAGGCGACGAGCAGCTGCTTGCAGTGCTTGGCCCTGGCGATCTTGTCGGCGAACTGGCCCTGCTTGATGGCCGTCCGCGGTCGGCAACGGTCATCTCCCTGAAGGAAGCCCAGCTTGCCTTCATCGACAAGGCCGCCTTCCAGCGGTTTGCCGACGAGAACCCGGCCGTCTACCGGCATATGCTGTCGATCGTCGGCAAGCGGCTGCGCCATGCCAATGATGTGCTGGCGGCACGCTCGTTCCTACCCTTGCCGGGAAGGGTCGCCCAGACCCTGCTGCAGTTGGCGGAGACCTTCGGCAAGCCGCTCGACGATGGCCGGTTGCTGATCCATTACAAGCTCAGCCAGGCAGATATCGCCAACATGGCAGGTGCCGCGCGCGAAAACGTCAGCCGCGTCCTCAACGACTGGAAGAGGGCAGGCACCATCAGCCGGATTTCCGGCTACTACTGCCTGGAGCAGATGGACTTCCTGGAAAAGGCTTCGACGCTCTAG
- a CDS encoding ChbG/HpnK family deacetylase: MKRITLGALDYGLAFGVDRALRELVERGRLSALGAMVATELWPREFRPLQETAEKVGKRALFGVTLAFSGDRVSPVSARMQEIYGDRMFTREQLQRRALLRLLPDQLLQEEAQAQLARYSVLMKRQPDFVAVREGLLERTSLARTVLKAIEHADYPEPPLLISPVQSGLKAVRLARLAKAHGLKLLPKADPLPETEDQEALHALLHNHFDGMSDLSFVAAIPGRSDDRLRRDEPRRKIAIRECQFEVLSSQRFFQTLEKKDVFLN, translated from the coding sequence ATGAAGCGAATTACACTTGGAGCGTTGGACTACGGCCTTGCCTTCGGGGTCGATCGCGCATTGCGTGAACTTGTGGAACGGGGGCGCCTGAGCGCTCTTGGAGCCATGGTTGCCACCGAGCTGTGGCCACGCGAATTCCGTCCGTTGCAGGAAACCGCGGAGAAGGTCGGCAAACGGGCACTCTTCGGGGTGACCTTGGCCTTCAGCGGTGATCGTGTTTCGCCGGTCAGCGCCCGCATGCAGGAAATCTATGGCGACCGGATGTTTACGCGCGAACAACTGCAGCGCCGTGCCTTGCTGCGGCTTCTGCCGGACCAGCTTCTGCAGGAGGAAGCCCAGGCTCAGCTTGCCCGCTACAGCGTGTTGATGAAACGTCAGCCGGATTTCGTGGCGGTGCGTGAAGGTCTGTTGGAGCGCACGTCCCTTGCGCGGACCGTTCTGAAGGCGATCGAGCATGCCGATTATCCCGAACCGCCACTGCTGATTTCGCCGGTGCAATCAGGTCTCAAGGCTGTCCGCCTGGCACGGCTTGCCAAGGCGCACGGCCTGAAGCTGCTTCCCAAGGCGGATCCCTTGCCGGAGACCGAGGATCAGGAAGCGCTGCACGCTCTTTTGCATAACCATTTTGACGGCATGAGCGATCTCAGTTTCGTGGCTGCCATTCCCGGCCGTTCGGATGATCGCCTGCGGCGGGACGAACCGCGCCGGAAGATTGCGATACGCGAATGCCAGTTTGAGGTTCTTTCCAGCCAGAGGTTCTTTCAGACGCTGGAGAAGAAGGACGTTTTTCTGAACTGA
- a CDS encoding glycosyltransferase family 39 protein, whose protein sequence is MTAESQTGSLPFYLRPAGLILIVGLLTALKIFAASHSHFVEDEAYYRLWGLSPALSYYDHPPMIGWWIGIGQALFGDTVFAVRALVIASGVIGSLALWRTASLLFGRTAAAWSVLFLNASLLVGIGGILATPDAPSVLFWGLSLWALTELSTSRNANWWFVVGLMAGCGLVAKYSVLFLGAGIVLWLIWVPDARRWWRCWQLWAGGLIALLCFSPVLYWNHVHEWVSFYKQFGRAGTGGYTARYIPEFLGALVGLMNPLIAVLAFAGAARLFKGLRARENAASLLLLTVLPFLLYLGYHSLHSRVQANWPAPLFPAFAMMAAVFVTSRPASPALWQRLAQAGVVLGLAVAVVVQLHAVWPLTGTFARKDPTFQLRGWPEIGQEVKELAEREGAGFVATTSYGLNGQLDFLMKDDLPVFQLTERIRYVMQPAPDLSLFDGPGLYVAEKRRNREGDLRQSFANVEEVAELTRKVKHVPLEKLVVYKVEGRIGPVFEPVDPN, encoded by the coding sequence GTGACCGCTGAATCTCAGACCGGATCCTTGCCTTTCTACCTGCGGCCCGCAGGCCTGATCCTGATTGTCGGCCTGTTGACGGCGTTGAAAATCTTTGCCGCCAGCCACTCGCATTTTGTCGAGGACGAAGCCTATTACCGCCTCTGGGGGCTTTCGCCGGCGCTCAGCTATTACGACCATCCGCCGATGATCGGCTGGTGGATCGGTATCGGTCAGGCACTGTTCGGTGACACGGTCTTCGCGGTTCGCGCCCTTGTCATCGCCTCAGGCGTGATCGGTTCCCTGGCCCTGTGGCGCACAGCCTCCCTTTTGTTTGGACGCACTGCCGCGGCCTGGTCCGTCCTGTTCCTCAACGCCAGCCTGCTGGTGGGCATCGGCGGCATTCTGGCAACGCCCGACGCTCCGTCAGTGCTGTTCTGGGGCCTCAGCCTGTGGGCGCTGACAGAACTGTCAACGTCCAGAAACGCCAACTGGTGGTTCGTGGTCGGGCTGATGGCCGGTTGCGGCCTGGTTGCCAAATATTCGGTTCTGTTTCTTGGCGCGGGCATCGTCCTGTGGCTGATCTGGGTGCCGGATGCCCGCCGCTGGTGGCGCTGTTGGCAACTCTGGGCCGGTGGACTGATCGCGCTGCTCTGCTTTTCGCCGGTGCTTTACTGGAACCACGTCCACGAATGGGTCAGCTTCTACAAGCAGTTCGGCCGGGCTGGCACCGGCGGTTACACGGCAAGATATATTCCAGAGTTCCTGGGCGCGCTTGTCGGGCTGATGAACCCGCTGATCGCTGTTTTGGCGTTTGCTGGTGCCGCCAGGCTTTTCAAGGGGCTTCGGGCGCGGGAAAACGCGGCGTCTCTCCTGCTCCTGACCGTTTTGCCGTTCCTGCTCTATCTCGGGTATCACTCCTTGCATTCGCGCGTGCAGGCCAATTGGCCGGCACCGCTTTTTCCCGCTTTTGCCATGATGGCTGCGGTCTTTGTCACCAGCCGGCCTGCCAGCCCAGCCCTGTGGCAGCGTCTGGCGCAAGCCGGTGTCGTCCTTGGACTTGCAGTTGCCGTCGTGGTGCAACTGCACGCAGTCTGGCCGCTGACGGGTACCTTTGCCCGCAAGGACCCGACCTTCCAGTTACGCGGGTGGCCGGAGATCGGACAGGAAGTGAAGGAACTGGCAGAAAGGGAGGGGGCCGGTTTCGTGGCAACGACCAGCTACGGCCTCAACGGCCAGCTCGATTTCCTGATGAAAGACGACCTGCCGGTGTTCCAGCTGACCGAGCGTATCCGCTATGTCATGCAGCCTGCGCCTGACTTGTCGCTGTTCGACGGGCCGGGGCTCTATGTTGCTGAAAAGCGCCGGAACCGGGAAGGCGACCTGCGGCAGTCCTTTGCCAACGTCGAGGAAGTTGCCGAGCTGACACGCAAGGTTAAACATGTGCCGCTGGAAAAGCTTGTCGTCTACAAGGTTGAGGGGCGTATCGGCCCGGTGTTCGAGCCGGTTGACCCAAATTGA
- a CDS encoding glycosyltransferase family 2 protein, which translates to MDSAVRMADGNAGEVGAEALKGPKAAELSVILPSFNEAANIPILIGLLDEALAGIAWEAIVVDDNSPDGTTEVAREIARTDARVRVIRRIGRRGLSGACIEGILASSAPFVAVMDADLQHDETMLPKMLAALKADETDLVVASRKVDGGTIGEGLSSFRAWGSNLANGLAQKLLNVTLKDPMSGFFMIRRDKAEALAPKLSPQGFKILLDLVSSAGGTLKIKELPFTFRERQHGESKLDTLVTLDYFGLLLAKYFGNIVSVRFLMFGLVGASGLFVHLAALRVFLLSDMEFNLAQTAASFVAMTSNFFLNNQLTYRDRRLNGMRALVGLLTFYAVCSVGVLANVGVANLIYADPSYWWFAGTAGAIMGAVWNYAASSALTWRKS; encoded by the coding sequence ATGGACAGTGCGGTGCGCATGGCGGACGGGAATGCCGGCGAAGTTGGGGCCGAGGCTCTGAAAGGGCCGAAGGCCGCTGAACTCAGTGTCATCCTGCCGAGTTTCAACGAAGCTGCGAACATTCCAATCCTGATCGGCCTCCTGGACGAGGCGCTCGCCGGGATCGCCTGGGAAGCGATCGTCGTTGACGACAATTCGCCCGATGGAACCACCGAGGTTGCCCGCGAGATTGCCCGGACCGATGCGCGCGTCCGGGTCATCCGCCGTATTGGCCGCCGGGGCCTGTCGGGGGCCTGTATAGAGGGCATCCTGGCGTCCTCCGCCCCCTTTGTCGCCGTCATGGATGCGGACCTGCAGCACGACGAGACCATGCTGCCGAAGATGCTGGCCGCCCTGAAGGCAGACGAGACGGACCTGGTCGTCGCAAGCCGCAAGGTCGATGGCGGCACCATTGGCGAAGGCCTGTCGTCCTTTCGCGCCTGGGGCTCCAACCTCGCCAACGGCCTCGCTCAGAAGCTGCTGAACGTCACCCTCAAGGATCCGATGAGCGGGTTCTTCATGATCCGCCGGGACAAGGCTGAAGCTCTCGCACCGAAGCTCTCGCCCCAGGGCTTCAAGATCCTGCTCGACCTGGTCTCCAGTGCGGGTGGTACCTTGAAGATCAAGGAACTGCCGTTCACCTTCCGCGAACGCCAGCACGGCGAAAGCAAGCTGGATACGCTGGTCACGCTCGACTATTTCGGTCTGCTGCTCGCGAAATATTTCGGCAATATCGTTTCGGTCCGTTTCCTGATGTTCGGCCTCGTAGGGGCAAGCGGTCTCTTCGTCCATCTGGCGGCGCTGCGCGTGTTCCTGCTGAGCGACATGGAATTCAACCTCGCCCAGACGGCGGCGTCCTTCGTCGCAATGACTTCGAACTTCTTTCTCAACAACCAGCTGACTTATCGCGACCGCCGCTTGAACGGCATGAGGGCGCTGGTCGGCCTCCTGACCTTCTACGCGGTGTGTTCGGTCGGCGTGCTGGCCAACGTCGGTGTCGCCAACCTGATCTACGCCGATCCATCCTACTGGTGGTTCGCCGGTACGGCGGGGGCGATCATGGGGGCTGTCTGGAACTACGCGGCCAGCTCCGCCCTGACCTGGCGCAAGTCGTAA
- the hisS gene encoding histidine--tRNA ligase: protein MAKKPNKLKARLPRGFVDRSAEDIRATDEMLAKIRAVYERYGFDPVETPAFEYTDCLGKFLPDTDRPNAGVFSVQDEDEQWMSLRYDLTAPLARHVSENINEIQLPYRTYRAGWVFRNEKPGPGRFRQFMQFDADTVGAPGVQADAEMCMMMSDTMEALGIARGQYVIRVNNRKVLDGVLESIGLGGEEHEERRLTVLRAIDKLDKFGIEGVRLLLGDGRKDESGDFTKGAELDPAAIDSIVAFVSGTGTLENDGITELNTMAEIFSACGYGEDRIKIDPSVVRGLEYYTGTVFEAELLFDVTNEKGEVVQFGSVGGGGRYDGLVKRFTGRDVPATGFSIGVSRLMTALKNLGKLGTSDVVAPVLVTVMDGDVAALGRYQKMVQDLREAGIRAEMYQGNWKKFGNQLKYADRRNCPIAIIQGSDEREAGEIQVKDLIEGKRLSEEITDNITWRESRPAQVTVKETELLATVRGILGGQAEDRQRQNEG, encoded by the coding sequence ATGGCCAAAAAACCGAACAAGCTGAAAGCCCGCCTGCCGCGCGGCTTCGTTGACCGCTCTGCCGAGGACATCCGCGCCACCGACGAGATGCTGGCGAAGATCCGCGCTGTCTATGAGCGTTACGGTTTCGATCCCGTCGAAACCCCTGCCTTTGAATATACCGATTGCCTCGGCAAGTTCCTGCCAGACACCGACCGGCCCAATGCCGGCGTCTTTTCCGTACAGGACGAAGACGAGCAGTGGATGAGCCTGCGCTACGACCTGACCGCACCGCTGGCCCGACATGTTTCGGAAAACATCAACGAGATCCAGCTGCCCTATCGCACCTACCGTGCCGGCTGGGTGTTCCGGAACGAAAAGCCCGGGCCGGGCCGTTTCCGCCAGTTCATGCAGTTCGACGCCGACACCGTCGGTGCGCCCGGCGTCCAGGCGGATGCCGAAATGTGCATGATGATGTCCGACACGATGGAAGCGCTCGGCATCGCGCGCGGGCAGTATGTGATCCGCGTCAACAACCGAAAGGTCCTGGACGGCGTGCTGGAAAGCATCGGCCTAGGCGGTGAAGAGCACGAAGAACGCCGGCTGACGGTGCTGAGAGCGATCGACAAGCTCGACAAGTTCGGGATTGAAGGCGTTCGCCTGCTGCTGGGCGACGGGCGCAAGGACGAGAGCGGCGACTTCACCAAGGGTGCGGAACTCGACCCGGCTGCCATCGACAGCATCGTTGCCTTCGTCTCCGGCACGGGCACGCTTGAGAATGATGGCATCACCGAGCTCAACACCATGGCGGAAATCTTCTCAGCCTGTGGTTATGGCGAAGACCGGATCAAGATCGACCCGTCCGTCGTGCGCGGCCTGGAATATTACACCGGCACCGTTTTCGAAGCCGAACTCCTGTTCGACGTGACCAACGAGAAGGGCGAAGTCGTCCAGTTCGGGTCTGTCGGCGGTGGTGGCCGTTATGACGGGCTGGTCAAGCGCTTCACCGGACGTGACGTGCCCGCGACGGGCTTTTCCATCGGCGTTTCCCGCCTGATGACAGCACTGAAGAACCTCGGCAAGCTCGGCACGTCCGACGTTGTCGCGCCGGTGCTGGTCACCGTGATGGACGGCGACGTTGCCGCGCTCGGACGCTACCAGAAGATGGTACAGGACCTGCGCGAGGCCGGTATTCGCGCAGAGATGTACCAGGGCAACTGGAAGAAGTTCGGCAACCAGCTGAAATATGCCGACCGGCGCAACTGCCCGATCGCCATCATCCAGGGCTCTGACGAGCGGGAAGCCGGCGAAATCCAGGTCAAGGACCTGATCGAGGGCAAGCGTCTTTCCGAAGAGATAACCGACAACATTACCTGGCGTGAAAGCCGTCCGGCGCAGGTCACCGTCAAGGAGACGGAACTCCTTGCGACCGTGCGCGGCATCCTGGGCGGGCAGGCGGAAGACCGCCAGCGCCAGAACGAGGGCTGA